Within the Planctomycetota bacterium genome, the region TCTTCTACAGGGAGCGGGACCGGCTGGGGGACGGCGCCTTCCGGCGCCTGGCCGCCAAGTGCGAGCTCGATCTGCTCTATCGCGTGGCCAAGGCGGATTCGCTGGGCCGCCGGGCTCCGGGAGCGCCGGAACCGGACGCGGAGGCGCAGGAATGGTTCATCCGCAAGGCGCGGGAGCTGGCGGTGGAGCACGGGCCGCCGAGGCCGCTCCTGATGGGGCGCCACCTTCTCGAGATGGGGGTGGCGCCGGGGCCGGCCATGGGGCGGCTCCTGCACGAAGTCTACCAGCTTCAGCTCGACGGGCAGGTCCGCACGCTCGAGGAAGCGCGGGAGGCGGCGCGGCGGCTTCTCGGCGTTACGCCTTCCGAGGGTTCCCCGTAGAAGCCCCTTCGGGCGTCCGCGCCGCGCGCTTGCGGTCCAGGCGCAGTTTGTACTCGATCGAGTCCACGAGGGCCTGCCAGGACGCCTCGATGATGTTGTGGGACACCCCTACGGTGCCCCACGTCTCATGTCCGTCCCCGGAGGCGATGAGCACGCGCGTCTTGGCGCTGGTGCCCTGGGTGCCCTCGAGGATGCGGACCTTGTAGTCCCGGAGCGACATCGTCTTGAGCGTCGGGTAGAAGGCGTCGAGCGCCTTCCGCAGGGCGTTGTCCAGGGCGCTGACGGGTCCGTTTCCCTCGGCGGCGGCGTGTTCGGGGATGCCGTTGACCTTGAGCTTGATCGTGGCCTCGGCGGCCGGAGCGGCGTCTCCGCGTTTCTCCACGACGACGCGCCAGCCTTCGAGCTCGAAGCTGCCGCGATGGCGTCCCAGGGCCTTCTCCATGAGAAGCTCGAAGGAGCCCTCGGCGCCCTCGAACTCGTAGCCCTGATCCTCGAGCTCCTTGAGAAGCTGGAGGATCTGGCGGGTTTCCGGCGTGTTCTTGCTGAGATCGATTCCGTACTGGGCCGCCTTCCAGAGGACGTTGGACTGGCCCGAAAGTTCCGAGACCAGCACGCGGCGATGGTTGCCGACGAGCTCGGGGTTGACGTGTTCGTAGGTCTGAGGGTGCTTGGAGACGGCCGCCACGTGAGCCCCGCCCTTGTGGGCGAAGGCGGAGTCTCCGACGTAGGGCTGATGCTGCCAGGGCGGGCGGTTGGCCAGTTCCGAGACGAACCGCGAGACGTCGCGCAGCTGGGCCAGGGATCCTTCCGGCAGGCACGGAAGGCCGAGCTTCAGCATGATGTTGGGGATGATCGAACAGAGGTTGGCGTTGCCGCAGCGCTCGCCGTAGCCGTTGATCGTTCCCTGAACGTGGTCCACGCCTTCGAGCACCGCCGCCAGGCTGTTGGCCACCGCGCACTCGCCGTCGTTGTGGACGTGGATCCCGAGCGGCGCGCGGACATGCCGGCGGACCTCGCGGATGATCTCGACGACCTCGTGGGGCAGGGTGCCCCCGTTGGTGTCGCAGAGGACCAGGCACGAGGCGCCGGCCTCCTCGGCCGCCCGCAGGGTCCGCAGAGCGTACTCGCGGTTGCTCTTGAAGCCGTCGAAGAAGTGCTCCGCGTCGTAGACGACTTCCTCGAAGCGCGGCTTGAGGAAGCCCACGGAGTCGGAGATCATCGCGAGGTTCTCCTCGAGGGAGGCGTTGAGCACCTCGAGCACCTGGAAGTCCCAGGTTTTGCCGAAGATCGTGGCGACGGAAGCGCCCGATTCGACGAGCCGGCGGAGGTTGGAGTCCGCGGAGGCGGCGGTATGGGGGCGCCGCGTCGATCCGAAGGCGGCGAGCTTCGCGCGGCGGAGGGGCACTTCCTTCATGCGTTCGAAGAAGCGCACGTCCTTGGGGTTCGAGCCCGGCCAGCCTCCCTCGATGTAGTGGACGCCGAACTCGTCCAGGCGCCGGGCGATGCGCACCTTGTCCTCCATGGAGAAGGTGACGCCTTCGCCCTGAGTGCCGTCGCGCAGCGTCGTATCGTAGATTTTGATCCGCCGGCTCATGATCCGACCCTCCATGTCCCGGGCCGCGAGGCCTCGTTCGGGTTCGATGAATGAGGAAAAGGTCAACGGGTGGGGGCTCCACGCCCGGATTCCGGGCCCGGAGCGGGCGGGCGGCGGCGCCGGGCCGCGCCCGCGCTAGGTAATTCGACGGAGGTCCGTTCCGGCGAAGCCTCGCATAGGTTTCCTAACATCTCCGATCGGGACTGGTTTTTCAAGAGGAATATGCTAGAATCCGCAGGATGTCGCTCAGCCTCATTCTCCTCACGCTGGCCACCACCGTGGTCTTCGAAGTTCTCACCTGCGCCGGCCGGTTCTTCCTGGGCTTGCGCTCGTGCGAGATCGCCCCGCGCTACACGCGCTACACGCTCGGGGTGCGGATCCATCACGGGTACGTGGGCGCCGTGGCCATGCCGCCGGGCTTCATGGTCTCCTCGGATCCCGTCTTTTCGCCCGTCCTTCTGGCGGTGGCGGGCGGTCTTGTCCTGTCCGATCTCGTGCATCACTTCGTTGTTCTCCCCCTGATCACCGGCGAATTCGATTAGATCCCGCGATTTCCCCGGACGCCTGAACCGCCCTTCGGCTATACTCTCCTCAACGCGCAGTGGGGGCTAAAGATACGCCGGTCGACGCGCCCCTGGAGGCGCCGGCCGTATTCGAGGCGCGTCCCTCCCTGCGGGAAAGGAGGTGATCCAGTGCAGGTGGGTGAAAGTATTCGGAGGCTCTCGAGCTAGCGGGAGCAGGCGTGCTCTCGCCTGCCGCGGGAGCCACGGTACTCTGAACCTCGCGAAGGGGCCCCGTCCGGAAACGGCCGGGGCCCTTTCTTTTTCGGCCCGGGCGCGGGAGTCACCGCCAGTCCGCCAGGAAGACGTTGAGGTCGCGCCGCGGATCGCGCGCGCCGCGGTTGGAGATGAAGACGAGCCGCCGGCCGTCCGGGGAGAAGTGGGGAAAGCTGTCGAATCCTTCGTGCCGCGTGAGCCGCCGGAGGCCCGTGCCGTCGGGACGGATCGCGTAAAGGGAGAAGCGGCCCGGCGCGTCGGCCTCCAGGTTGGAGGCGAAGACGATCGTCCGCCCGTCGGGGTGGAAGCAGGGAGCCCAGTTGGCCTTGCCGTTCCGCGTCAGCGCCCGCTCTTCGGTGCCGTCCGGGCGGGCCAGGTAGATTTCGAACCGGCATCGATTCGGACGCAGCACTCGCCGCGAGAGGAGCCTCCGATATTCTTCCTCTTCTTCGGGAGTCTCCGGATAAAAGGCGCGGTAGACCAGCCATTGTCCGTCGGGCGAGAAGAAGGCGCCGCCCGCGTAGCCGCGCCGGTGGTTCACTTTCCGGAGGCCGGTCCCGTCCACGTTCATCGTGTAAAGACCGATCCCGCCGTCGCGGTGGGAGGTGAAAACGATGCGCCGGCCGTCGGGAGCGACGGTCGCCTCGGCGTCGTAACCGTCGTGGTCGGTGAGCTGCCGGAGCGTGCCGTCGGTTTCGCGGAGGAAAAGGTCGAACGTGCGGTGGAACGCCCAGGCGTAGCCTTCGCGGCGGTCGGGCGGGGGGGGAGGCTCGGCCCCGTGGTGATGGGTGGAGGAGAAGATCATCCGCCCGTCCGGAAGGTAGTAGGCGCAGGTGGCCTTCCCGCGGCCGTCGGTGATCCGCCGGAGCGCGCGCGTTTCGAGGTCCAACTCGTAGATCTGGTCGGCCGCGTCTCCGGGGCGGACGGCCATGAGGACCAGGCGTCGTCCGTCGAAGGAGAAGTAGGCTTCCGCGTGGGTCCCGCCCTCGGTGAGGGGACGCGGGTCGCGGGGGTAGGGCTCGGGCGGCCCGGGCTCGAGCGTTCCGCATCCGGCCAGAAAGAGCGCAAGCCCCATGCGGCGCATGAGGGCTCATCCTACGTCGCCGGCCCGCGGGCGTCAACGACCCCCCTTTTTTCGCGCGGCCGGGGCCGTCGCCGGGTAGAATGGGGCATGCCTCGGAAACGCCGGCGCCGGCCGTTCGTGGTCGGAAAGGACTTCCGGACCGACGGGAAGGAGCGCGTCACGCGGGGCGAGGACTACGTGGTGCACGGGGGAACGGCGCTCACGCACGAGGAGACCGTGGACCTCGTCAACGAGTTCTCCAAGCGGCTGCGCAAGGAAGGCTCTCCCGACGCCTCGACCGCCGCGGAAATCCTGCGCGAAGTGCTCTACGAACGCCGCCGCCGCAACTGACGCCGGAGCGCCCGCCGCAGCCAGGGCGTCAGGCGCCCCGCGGGACGCGCCGCGAAGAGCCAGGCGTCCACTTCGCGGGGGTTGGGACGCACGCGTTCGACCGTTCCGACGAAGACGGCGCAGATTTCGTTTTCGCCGTCCCCGCGGTATCGCGCCGTGTACGCGAAGCGGTCCACCTCGCGCAGCCGCGGCCGCACGCCCATTTCCTCGAAGACGCGCCGCCGCGCCGCCCGCGCGTAGGTCTCGCCTTCCTCCACATGGCCGGCGACGGTTCCGTCCCAGTATCCCGGCCACAGCCACTTGCGCCGGTGCCGCCGCGCCAGAAGAAGCTCCCCGCGGCGGTTGTAGAGCATCACGAGAAAGGCGCGATGGCGCCGGCCGCGGCCCTCGTGGCAGGCGCGCCGCGAGGCGGTGCCGATCACGCGGTCGCGCGCGTCCACGAGGAGGAGCCGGCGGGGCATCGGGGCCCATTAGACGGCCGGCCGCGCCGGGTGTCAAGCGGGCGGACGGCTCCCTTGTATTTTATGATTTATAAGTTATAATTAGCCGGGACGGCTCTCTCCGGGCGGCGCGGGGCGCGCGCCGCGCGGGGGCGGGCCGTGTCCGAGGAGAGGGGGGACGCATGGCGATCGCCTTCGCGCTTTTCGGCTGGATGTTCGGGACGCCGGCGGCTCAGGATCCGGCGTCCGCCGGACCGACCGTGGCCCTGCCGCCGGGACTTCCGGAACCCGCCCCCGCGGTCATCCCCCCGCCTCCCCCGCCCTCCACGGCGCCTCTGCTTCCGGATCCGGCCCCGAGCGCCGGGCTCGGCGGCTTTCTCGTGGGCTCCTTCGCCGTCCTCGGCCTTCTGGGAGGCGCGTTTCTCCTGCTTCGCCGCTTCGCCCGCGGAACGCGGCTTCTCGGCGGAGGCGCCATCGAAGTCCTCGCCCGCCGCGCCCTGGGGCCCCGCCAGGAGGTCTTCCTCGTCGACGTCGGCCCGCGCGTCTTCCTCATCGGGGCCACCCGCGACCGGCTGGCCCCCCTCGGGACGTTCGCGCCCGAGGAGGCCGCGGAGCTGAGGGCGCGCCTCGGCGCCGCTCCTGCGGAACCCGCCCCGCGTCCGGCCTCCCCCGTCCCCGCCCCGCCCGCCGGAGAGGACGACGGGGATCCGTACGACTCGCTCGTCGAAGAGCTCGCGGAGATTCGAAAAACGGTCCACGCCTGGAAGGCCTAGGGACCGCGCCCGGGGGACCCTCGTGAAACGGAAAGGGGCGACGATTCTGGCGTGCCTGGCCGGTCTGGCCGCGGCGGCCGCGTCGGCTCACGCGGCGCAGGAGCCGGGGTTCGACCCGCTCCGCCTGGCCCGCGACGCGGGCAAACCGGAGAACGTCCGCGGAGCCCTCGACCTCGTCGTGGGACTCACGGTCCTTTCGCTCGCCCCGGCCCTCCTGGTCCTGGTCACGTCGTTCACCCGCATCGTCATCGTCCTTTCCTTCGTCCGGCGCGCGATCGGCGCCCCGGAGCTTCCGCCGAATCCCGTCCTGACCGGCCTGGCCCTCCTTCTCACGTTCATGGTCATGGCTCCCACCTTCGGAGCCGTCAAGCGCGATGCGCTCGATCCCTATACGCAGCCGGCCCCGGAGCGCCGCATCTCCCAGGAGGAAGCCTTCCGGCGCGCCTCGGGACACCTGCGCGCCTTCATGTTTCAGCACGTCCGCGTCCGGGATCTCGGGCTCTTCATGGATCTGAGCCGCCAGCCCCGCCGGGAGCGCGGCTGGACGCCGGACGACGTCCCGACCGAAGTCCTCATTCCCGCCTTCGTCACAAGCGAACTGCGCCGGGCCTTCGTGATGGGCTTCGCGATTCTCCTGCCGTTTCTCGTCATCGACCTCGTGGTCTCGGCCGTCCTCGTCGCGCTGGGCATGTTCGTCCTGCCCCCCGCGGTGGTCTCGCTGCCCTTCAAGGTCCTGCTGTTCATCCTGGTGGACGGGTGGAACCTCGTCGTGGGATCGCTGGTGAAGAGTTTCCATGGATAGCGCTTCGGTCTCGCTCGCGGTGGACCTGGCCCGGCAGGCGCTCTGGGTGGCGGCGAAGCTGTCGCTGCCGGTGCTTCTGACGGGCCTGACCGTCGGCCTGGTCGTCGCCGTCCTCCAGGCGGCCACCCAGGTGCAGGACGCCACGGTCAACCAGGTGCCCAAGATGCTGGCCGTGGGGGCCGCGCTTTTTCTGGCGATGCCCTGGCTTCTGGCGACGCTGGTCGAGTACTGCGTCGCGCTGGTGCGCGACATGGGAGCCTGGTTCCGGTAGGCGGACGATGGAGAAGATCTTCGAGCTCGGCCGGGCGGAGGCGCCCTTCTTCGCGCTGACGTTTTTCCGCGCGTCCGGGCTCGTGCTTCCGGCCCCGGTTCTCGGAAGCGCGAGCCTTCCGGCGCCGCTCAAAGCCTTTCTCGCGCTCGCCCTGGCGGCGGTGTTCTTCCCGTGGGTGGGCCGCCCGGCCGCTCCCCCTTCGGGCATGGCCGCTTTCTTCCTGGCCGCCGCCGGGGAATTCGCCGTGGGCGCCTTCGTGGGATTTTCGGCCTGGATCCTGTTCGCCGCCGTGCGCTCCGCCGGCCGCCTGCTCGATCAGGAGCTCGGAATCTCCGCGGCGTCCCTCCTGGATCCCCTGACGCCCGAGTCCTCGTCGGTCCTGGCCGGCTTCAAGGTCCTCCTGGCCGCGGTTCTTTACCTCCTCATCGACGGCCATCACCTCCTCATCGCGGCCCTGGCCGACAGCTTCCGCGCCGTTCCCCTGCCGGCGGCGGGTCCGTCCGAGACCACGCTCCTTCAGGCGGCCCGGTCGCTTCCCGCGGATCTTTTCCGCATGGCCGTCCAGATCGCCGCGCCGGCCTGGACGGCGGCCTTCCTCGTCACGATCGCCGCCGCCTTCGCCGCGCGGGCGGTCCCGGACCTCAACGCCTTCGCCCTGTCCTTCGCCCTGCGGCTCCTCGTCGGCGTCCTGGTTCTGGCGGCGGGCGTGGGGCTTTTCGCCGAGAACTTTCGCGCGCTTCATGAGGCGCACTTCGGAGCCGTGCGCGGACTCGTCGCGCGGTGGGGAGGATGAGCCGCCGTGCCTGAGGACCGGTTCGACGAGCGGACGGAACCCGCGACGCCGCGGCGGCGCCAGGAGGCGCGCGCCCGCGGCCATGTGGCCCGGAGCGCGGACCTGGCGGCGGCGGTCGTTCTGCTCGGCGGCGTGGCGGCGCTGGCCGTCTTCGGACGGTCGCTGGCGGGGGGACTTTTCGACTTCACGCGCGACGCGCTGGGAAATCTGGCCGCCGCGACGGCGGAAGGGGACGCGCCGGCGGTCCGGCTCCGGGCGGCTTTCCATGCGGCCCTGGCGGCTTCGCTTCCGGTGGTCGCGATTCCGGCGCTTGCCGCCGCGGCGGCCAGCGTGGCGCAGGTGGGATTTTTGTGGGCCTGGCCGGCGGTGGCGCCGGACTTGGCGCGGCTGGATCCGGCGGCGGGACTGGGGAGGATCTTCTCGGGCCGCGCCCTCCTGCGCGCGGGGGCCGCCCTGGCCAAGGTCGCGGCGGTCGCGGCGGTGGCGGGCCTCACGCTCTGGGCCGAGCGGGAACGCGTCGCCGCGCTCGGGGCCCGGTCCGCCGAGGAGCTCGCGCGGGCGTGGTCGGGCGCGACGGCGGTTCTGGCGCTGCGGGCGGGCCTGGCGCTCCTGGCGCTCGGGTTGGCGGACTACGCGGTCGCACGGTGGCTCTACGAGCGCGACCTGCGCATGAGCCGCGCGGAGCGGCTCGAGGAGCAGCGGCGCACGGAGGGGGATCCGCGCGTGAAGGAACGCCGCCGCGCGCTCCGCCGCGGGTTTGTCGCCGCGGCCGCGCCGCAGGGAACCCTCGAAGGGGCGGCCGTTCTCGTCGTGGAGCCGGATCGGGCCGCCGTGGCTCTGAAGTACGACCCGGAGCGCGATCCGGCGCCCGTCGTGGCGGCCCGTGCGACCGGTCGCGCCGCCGAACGCCTGCGGGAAGCGGCCCTCGCGGCGGACGTGCCGGTCGTGGAGCGCGGGGTGGCGCGGACGCTCTGCCGCAAGGTCGAGGTGGGCCGGCCCATCCCCGAAGGGGCGTTCCCGGAAGTGGCGGAAATCCTGGCGTTCATCGTCCGCCTCAAGGGCGGGGCGCCGGCATCGTAGGGAGGAGGCGAGCATGGAGGCGAAGCTGAGGCTGACGGTCGCCGGGGGCGAGGCGATCGACCTTGTCCTCAAGGGCCCGGCGCGGGCCATCGAGGAGCTGATCGAGCGGCTGCGGGCCATGGCGGGGCCGCTCGACGTGACCGGCGGGCAGTGCTGCTGGTCGATGACGGGGAAGGACACGACGGTCCACCTCGTGGTGGATTCCGACCGGGCGGCGTCGTAGGACGGCCCGGCTCGGAGGAGAACACGGAATGCGTTGGGCGGAAGGGCTCGGCAAGCACCGGGACGTGGCGCTCGTCCTGTCGGTGCTGGCGATCCTGGGGACGATCTTCGTCCCGCTGCCGCCCTTCGTCCTGGATGCGCTCCTGACGCTGTCCCTGACGGCCTCGCTTCTGATCCTGGTGACCGTGATCCACGTCCGGGATCCGCTGGAGCTTTCCGCCTTTCCGGCGGTGCTTCTTCTGACGACGGCGTTCCGCCTGGCCCTCAACGTGGCCACGACGCGGCAGATCCTGGCCAACGCCGGGCAGGAGGGGACGGGCGCGGCCGGCCGCATGGTCGAGGCCTTCGGCCGGTTCGTGGCGGCCGACGAACCGGTGATCGGCTTCGTGATCTTCGGGATCCTGGTTCTGGTCAATTTCGTGGTGATCACGAAGGGGGCCGGGCGGATTTCCGAAGTGGCCGCGCGGTTTGCCCTGGACGCGCTGCCGGGCAAGCAGATGGCCGTCGACGCGGATCTCAACGCGGGGCTGATCGACGAGGCGGAGGCCCGGCGGCGGCGCGAGCGGATCGCGCGGGAGGCGGACTTTCACGGGGCCATGGACGGGGCTTCGAAGTTCGTGCGGGGCGACGCCGTGGCGGGCCTCGTGATCACCTTTCTCAACATCGCGGCCGGTTTCGCGGTGGGCTGCCTGCGTCACGGGATGAGCGCCGCGGACGCGCTTTCGACCTACACGATTCTGACGATCGGGGACGGGCTGGTAACCCAGGTGCCGGCGCTCGTGGTTTCGCTGGCCGCGGGTCTCATGGTCTCGCGGGCGGCGGCGCGGGAGGACCTGGGCCGCGAGGTGTTCGGGCAGGTTTTTTCCGAGCGGCGGGCGCTCTGGACCGGCGCGGGCTTCCTGGGAGCGCTCGCGGCGACGGGCCTCCTTTTCGGGAGCGGCCTCCCGGTGGTGCCGATGGCGGCGGGGGCGGCGCTTCTGGCCTGGGGGGCGCGCGCCCTGGCGCAGGCCGAGAAGGCCGCCCGGGAACGGGAAGCGGCGGCCGCCCGCGCTCCGGCGGCTCCCGCGCCCGAAAAGGTGGAAAGCCTGCTGCGCGTCGAGCCCGTGGAACTCGAGGTGGGCTACGGCCTCGTGCGGCTCGTGGAGCCCGCGCAGGGGGGCGATCTCCTCGACCGGATCTCGCGCCTGCGCCGGCAGATGGCCGTGGAGCTCGGCCTCGTGGTGCCGCCCGTGCGGGTGCGGGACAACGGGCAGCTTCCGGCCGCCGGGTACGCGATCCGCATCTACGGGACGCCCGTGGCCGAAGGGACGCTGCGCGCCGACCGCCTGCTGGCGATGGACGCGGGCGGCGCCTCGGGGGCGCTCGAGGGGGAAAAGACGCGCGAGCCGGCCTTCGGGCTTTCGGCCTTCTGGATCGCGCCGTCCGATCGCGGCCGCGCCGAAGCGCTGGGCTACACGGTGGCCGAACCGGCGGCCGTTCTGGCCACGCACCTGGGCGAGGTGCTCCGCCGGCACGCCCACGAGCTTCTGACGCGGGATGAGGTGCAGAGTCTGCTCAAGACGCTCAAGGAGACGCGGCCCGCCGTGGTGGAGGAGGTCGTGCCGGCGATCCTCAAGCCCGGCGAAGTTCAGAAAGTCCTCCAGAATCTTCTGCGGGAAGGCGTCTCGATCCGCGATCTCGGGACGATCCTCGAGGTTCTGGGCGATCATGCGCCGCGCTCGCGGGATCCCGAGGCGCTCACGGAGCACGTCCGGCGGGCGCTGGCGCGGACGATCTGCCGCGCCCATCTGGAAAAGGACGGGCGGATGCGCGTCATCACGCTCGACCCGAAGCTCGAGGATCTGATCCGGTCGGCGACGGAGCGGACGGAGCGGGGCGCGGAGCTCGGCCTGGCGCCGGCGGTGGCGGCCCGGCTGGCGGAGCGCCTGAAGCGGGAAGCCGAGCGGCTGGAGGCGGCGGGGCATGCGCCGGTGATCCTCTGCTCTCCCGCGGTGCGCCCGCACGTGCGCCGGATCGCGGAGGCGGTGCGTCCGGGCATGGCGGTGCTTTCCTACGGCGAAATCGTTCGGGACGTGCGCGTGGAGGCTTGGGGCACGGTAACGGCGGACGCCTAGGCGCCCGCCCTGGAGAGAGGGGATGCAGATACGTCGGTACGTGGGAACGGACGAGGCGGAGCTCCTCCGTCGCATCCGATCGGAGCTCGGGCCGGACGCGGTGATCCTGCATTCGGCGTACGGCCGCCGGTCGGGGTGGCTGGGACTGTTCGGGCGCCCGCGGATCGAAATCGTGGCGGGCGGCGGCTTCAAGATCGTGCGGGACTTTGCGGGGCCGGCGGCCCGGGGCCAGAGTCCGCCGGCCGGGCGGGGGGGGGCGGCGCCGGACGCGCTGCGCCGGGAGATCGCGGAGATCCGGCGGCTGATCTCCGAAACGCAGGCGCGGGTCGAACGGGCGCGGGGGGTGGACGGCCCGCCCGAGCTGGTCGAAGAGTACGCGACCCTGGCGGCCTCGCGGGTCTCGGAGGATCTGGCGCGGAAGATGGTGGCCCGCCTGCGGGCGGCGCTTCCGCCCGGGGAGCTCCGCGACCGGGCGCGGCTGCGCGCCTCGATCCGGGATCTGGTCAAGGGGATGATCCGCTGCACCGAAGGGATCGCGCTGCGGCCGGGACGATGCGTGCGGGTGGCCTTCATCGGGCCGACGGGAGTGGGCAAGACCACGACGATCGCCAAGCTGATCTCGATCTACGCGCATCGGGGGCGCGAGGTCGCCGTGATCACGAACGACACGTACCGGATCGCCGCCGCCGAGCAGATCCGGAGAGTGGCGCAGCTCGTGGGCGTGCCCATCCGGGTCTGTCCCCGGCCGGCCGACGTGGAGCGGGCGCTGGAGGAATTCGCGGGGCGGGATCTCGTGCTTCTGGACACGGCGGGGCGCAGCCAGCGCAACGCGCGGCGCCTTGAGGAGCTGCGGGAGGTGCTGGCCGCCGCCCGCCCCGATGAGACGCATCTGGTGGTGTCGATGACGACGCAGCCCGAGACCGTGGTGGAGGTCGCCGAGCGTTTCGCCCCGTGCGGCTACGACCGGCTGGTGATCACCAAGCTCGACGAAGCGATCAAAGTCGGGGTGGTGCTCGACGTCCTGTCGCGCGTGCAGGCGGAGCTGTCCTTCGTGACCACGGGGCAGGAGATCCCCAGGGACATCGAGGTGGCGGATTCGGAACGCCTGGCGTCGCTGATCCTCGGGGAGGAGTCGCTATGAACGCGCTGGAGAAACGGAACTTCGGAAAGATCGTGCCCGAGGATCCGCCGCTGGCGCCGGCCCGGGACCAGGCGGAAGGAGTGCGGCGGCTGGCGCGGTCGCGGCCGCGGCACGCGCGGGTTCTGGCGGTCACCAGCGGCAAGGGCGGCGTGGGGAAGACCAACGTGGCGGTGAACCTCGCGATCGGCATAGCCCAGCGGGGCAAGAAGGTGGTGCTGGTGGACCTCGACCTGGGGCTGGCGAACGCGGACATCCTGCTCGACCTGACCTCGAAGTACACGCTGGCGCAGGTCCTGACGGGGCGCAGGACGATCGAGGAGGTGACGCTCCCGGCGATGGGGGGGATCCGCGTCGTTCCGGGGGCCAGCGGCGTGGAGCGGCTGGCGAACCTCTCCGACGTGGAGCGCGAGGCGCTCCTGGCGAGCTTCGACGCGCTTCACCGGGACGCGGACGTCGTGATCTTCGACACGGGCGCCGGGATCTCCCGGAACACGACCGCGTTCCTGGCGGCGGCGGATGATATAATTGTGGTAACGGTTCCGGAGCCCACCGCCGTCGTGGACGCGTACGCCGTCCTCAAGATGGTCAGTCGAGAGGGGGATCACGGCAACCTGTACATCGTGATCAACCAGTGCGCCGGCCGGGAGGAAGCCGAGCGGTTCGCCGGGGGGATCGCCGTGACGGCCCACAAGCTGCTCAACGTGTACGTGGAGAAGCTAGGGTACATCGTGGCCGATCCCCGGGTCCCGCAGGCCGTCCGGCAGCGCCGGCCGTTTCTGCTGGCCTATCCGGGCTGCGCCGCGAGCGCCTGCCTGCGGTCGATCGCCGACCGGCTGGTTCTGAGCGCGGCGCGCCCCGCGGCGGAGGAGCGGCCGTCCTTCGTGCGGCGTCTCTGGGCGGCGATCGCGGGGAGGTAGGGGGAGATGAACGCGCGTCGGATGGGGGCGATCCTCGGAGGGATTCTCGGAGGGGCGGCCGGTCTGGCCGCGGCGTCCGAAGTGCCGGCGGCCCAGGCGCTCTTGCGGGCGCTGGCCGCCGCGGCGCTGGGGTACGGGCTCGGGAGCGTGGTCTTCGGGCCGTTCGGTCGGGGCCTTCTCGAGGAGGGGGCGGCCGGAGGGGCGGGAGCGGAAAAGGATTCGATCGGGACACCCAAAGGATAGGAGAGAGGGGGAAGCCATGGCTTACGCGACGAAGCGGTCCAAGGAGGAAGTGGCGCGCCTGTGGGAGGAGTTCCGCCGGACGCGCGATCCGAAGATCAAGAACATCCTGTCGGAGGAATACCTGCCCATCGTCCGATACGTAGCCGAGAAGATGATCGAACGCCTGCCGCACAACGTGCAGGTGGAGGATCTCATCGGCGCGGGCGTCTTCGGGCTTTTCGACGCGGT harbors:
- the cimA gene encoding citramalate synthase translates to MSRRIKIYDTTLRDGTQGEGVTFSMEDKVRIARRLDEFGVHYIEGGWPGSNPKDVRFFERMKEVPLRRAKLAAFGSTRRPHTAASADSNLRRLVESGASVATIFGKTWDFQVLEVLNASLEENLAMISDSVGFLKPRFEEVVYDAEHFFDGFKSNREYALRTLRAAEEAGASCLVLCDTNGGTLPHEVVEIIREVRRHVRAPLGIHVHNDGECAVANSLAAVLEGVDHVQGTINGYGERCGNANLCSIIPNIMLKLGLPCLPEGSLAQLRDVSRFVSELANRPPWQHQPYVGDSAFAHKGGAHVAAVSKHPQTYEHVNPELVGNHRRVLVSELSGQSNVLWKAAQYGIDLSKNTPETRQILQLLKELEDQGYEFEGAEGSFELLMEKALGRHRGSFELEGWRVVVEKRGDAAPAAEATIKLKVNGIPEHAAAEGNGPVSALDNALRKALDAFYPTLKTMSLRDYKVRILEGTQGTSAKTRVLIASGDGHETWGTVGVSHNIIEASWQALVDSIEYKLRLDRKRAARTPEGASTGNPRKA
- a CDS encoding EscU/YscU/HrcU family type III secretion system export apparatus switch protein; its protein translation is MPEDRFDERTEPATPRRRQEARARGHVARSADLAAAVVLLGGVAALAVFGRSLAGGLFDFTRDALGNLAAATAEGDAPAVRLRAAFHAALAASLPVVAIPALAAAAASVAQVGFLWAWPAVAPDLARLDPAAGLGRIFSGRALLRAGAALAKVAAVAAVAGLTLWAERERVAALGARSAEELARAWSGATAVLALRAGLALLALGLADYAVARWLYERDLRMSRAERLEEQRRTEGDPRVKERRRALRRGFVAAAAPQGTLEGAAVLVVEPDRAAVALKYDPERDPAPVVAARATGRAAERLREAALAADVPVVERGVARTLCRKVEVGRPIPEGAFPEVAEILAFIVRLKGGAPAS
- the fliP gene encoding flagellar type III secretion system pore protein FliP (The bacterial flagellar biogenesis protein FliP forms a type III secretion system (T3SS)-type pore required for flagellar assembly.): MKRKGATILACLAGLAAAAASAHAAQEPGFDPLRLARDAGKPENVRGALDLVVGLTVLSLAPALLVLVTSFTRIVIVLSFVRRAIGAPELPPNPVLTGLALLLTFMVMAPTFGAVKRDALDPYTQPAPERRISQEEAFRRASGHLRAFMFQHVRVRDLGLFMDLSRQPRRERGWTPDDVPTEVLIPAFVTSELRRAFVMGFAILLPFLVIDLVVSAVLVALGMFVLPPAVVSLPFKVLLFILVDGWNLVVGSLVKSFHG
- a CDS encoding NUDIX domain-containing protein → MPRRLLLVDARDRVIGTASRRACHEGRGRRHRAFLVMLYNRRGELLLARRHRRKWLWPGYWDGTVAGHVEEGETYARAARRRVFEEMGVRPRLREVDRFAYTARYRGDGENEICAVFVGTVERVRPNPREVDAWLFAARPAGRLTPWLRRALRRQLRRRRS
- a CDS encoding flagellar biosynthetic protein FliO, which produces MAIAFALFGWMFGTPAAQDPASAGPTVALPPGLPEPAPAVIPPPPPPSTAPLLPDPAPSAGLGGFLVGSFAVLGLLGGAFLLLRRFARGTRLLGGGAIEVLARRALGPRQEVFLVDVGPRVFLIGATRDRLAPLGTFAPEEAAELRARLGAAPAEPAPRPASPVPAPPAGEDDGDPYDSLVEELAEIRKTVHAWKA
- a CDS encoding flagellar biosynthetic protein FliR, which translates into the protein MEKIFELGRAEAPFFALTFFRASGLVLPAPVLGSASLPAPLKAFLALALAAVFFPWVGRPAAPPSGMAAFFLAAAGEFAVGAFVGFSAWILFAAVRSAGRLLDQELGISAASLLDPLTPESSSVLAGFKVLLAAVLYLLIDGHHLLIAALADSFRAVPLPAAGPSETTLLQAARSLPADLFRMAVQIAAPAWTAAFLVTIAAAFAARAVPDLNAFALSFALRLLVGVLVLAAGVGLFAENFRALHEAHFGAVRGLVARWGG
- a CDS encoding flagellar biosynthetic protein FliQ; this translates as MDSASVSLAVDLARQALWVAAKLSLPVLLTGLTVGLVVAVLQAATQVQDATVNQVPKMLAVGAALFLAMPWLLATLVEYCVALVRDMGAWFR